In one Paramisgurnus dabryanus chromosome 21, PD_genome_1.1, whole genome shotgun sequence genomic region, the following are encoded:
- the cdc42l2 gene encoding cell division cycle 42 like 2 isoform X2, protein MPDAGKQLVTMAMPTIKCVVVGDGAVGKTCLLVSYTNKFPSQPTVFDRHAVTVMIGAEAYTIGLFDAVGQDQLRPLSYPQTDIFLVCFSVVSLSSFENVKDKWVPEIMYHCPKTPFLLVGTQIDLRDDPLTVEQLARNKQKPIKPETAEKLARDLKAVKYVECSALTQKGLKNVFDEAVLAAVENQVAQKKHKCVLS, encoded by the exons ATGCCAGATGCTGGAAAACAACTTGTTACAATGGCAATGCCCACTATTAAATGTGTGGTGGTTGGAGATGGTGCTGTGGGTAAAACCTGCCTTTTGGTTTCGTACACAAACAAGTTCCCATCACAACCTACA GTGTTTGACAGACATGCTGTGACCGTCATGATTGGTGCTGAAGCTTATACCATTGGATTATTTGATGCTGTAG GTCAGGATCAATTACGGCCTTTAAGCTATCCCCAAACAGACATCTTCTTAGTTTGTTTCTCTGTAGTTTCCCTCTCCTCATTTGAAAATGTGAAAGACAAG TGGGTGCCGGAGATAATGTATCACTGCCCGAAAACCCCTTTCTTGCTTGTTGGAACTCAGATTGACCTAAGAGATGATCCTTTAACTGTTGAACAGCTTGcaagaaacaaacaaaagccAATCAAACCAGAAACAGCAGAAAAATTGGCCCGGGACTTAAAGGCAGTGAAATATGTTGAATGCTCTGCACTAACACAG aaagGACTGAAGAATGTATTTGATGAGGCAGTATTAGCAGCCGTAGAGAACCAAGTGGCCCAGAAGAAACATAAATGTGTACTTTCATGA
- the cdc42l2 gene encoding cell division cycle 42 like 2 isoform X1, with protein sequence MFRHSSDAGKQLVTMAMPTIKCVVVGDGAVGKTCLLVSYTNKFPSQPTVFDRHAVTVMIGAEAYTIGLFDAVGQDQLRPLSYPQTDIFLVCFSVVSLSSFENVKDKWVPEIMYHCPKTPFLLVGTQIDLRDDPLTVEQLARNKQKPIKPETAEKLARDLKAVKYVECSALTQKGLKNVFDEAVLAAVENQVAQKKHKCVLS encoded by the exons ATGTTTCGTCACTCTTCTG ATGCTGGAAAACAACTTGTTACAATGGCAATGCCCACTATTAAATGTGTGGTGGTTGGAGATGGTGCTGTGGGTAAAACCTGCCTTTTGGTTTCGTACACAAACAAGTTCCCATCACAACCTACA GTGTTTGACAGACATGCTGTGACCGTCATGATTGGTGCTGAAGCTTATACCATTGGATTATTTGATGCTGTAG GTCAGGATCAATTACGGCCTTTAAGCTATCCCCAAACAGACATCTTCTTAGTTTGTTTCTCTGTAGTTTCCCTCTCCTCATTTGAAAATGTGAAAGACAAG TGGGTGCCGGAGATAATGTATCACTGCCCGAAAACCCCTTTCTTGCTTGTTGGAACTCAGATTGACCTAAGAGATGATCCTTTAACTGTTGAACAGCTTGcaagaaacaaacaaaagccAATCAAACCAGAAACAGCAGAAAAATTGGCCCGGGACTTAAAGGCAGTGAAATATGTTGAATGCTCTGCACTAACACAG aaagGACTGAAGAATGTATTTGATGAGGCAGTATTAGCAGCCGTAGAGAACCAAGTGGCCCAGAAGAAACATAAATGTGTACTTTCATGA
- the cdc42l2 gene encoding cell division cycle 42 like 2 isoform X3: MFRHSSDAGKQLVTMAMPTIKCVVVGDGAVGKTCLLVSYTNKFPSQPTVFDRHAVTVMIGAEAYTIGLFDAVGQDQLRPLSYPQTDIFLVCFSVVSLSSFENVKDKIDLRDDPLTVEQLARNKQKPIKPETAEKLARDLKAVKYVECSALTQKGLKNVFDEAVLAAVENQVAQKKHKCVLS; encoded by the exons ATGTTTCGTCACTCTTCTG ATGCTGGAAAACAACTTGTTACAATGGCAATGCCCACTATTAAATGTGTGGTGGTTGGAGATGGTGCTGTGGGTAAAACCTGCCTTTTGGTTTCGTACACAAACAAGTTCCCATCACAACCTACA GTGTTTGACAGACATGCTGTGACCGTCATGATTGGTGCTGAAGCTTATACCATTGGATTATTTGATGCTGTAG GTCAGGATCAATTACGGCCTTTAAGCTATCCCCAAACAGACATCTTCTTAGTTTGTTTCTCTGTAGTTTCCCTCTCCTCATTTGAAAATGTGAAAGACAAG ATTGACCTAAGAGATGATCCTTTAACTGTTGAACAGCTTGcaagaaacaaacaaaagccAATCAAACCAGAAACAGCAGAAAAATTGGCCCGGGACTTAAAGGCAGTGAAATATGTTGAATGCTCTGCACTAACACAG aaagGACTGAAGAATGTATTTGATGAGGCAGTATTAGCAGCCGTAGAGAACCAAGTGGCCCAGAAGAAACATAAATGTGTACTTTCATGA
- the LOC135775706 gene encoding uncharacterized protein has protein sequence MERSLRPCHVVLDRSLRPSHVVSTQSSNNMTNAMKKSNGESSDSQPCSSATMGLIRKYCTSASADAGSLMNDSKVRHLSDQKYLEDLAAICSQTPYCLYFYHGVELEEEKVSVITVGFFDKATGENKIRLLDVFKPEEETADAMCTCIVETLKKFKIPLMNMAIIHSNFPDHECLLSGLKMLKPDIVSLCGLANMAGHASHSGVSEMDCSDPIRNLIVEIYKHFPDLPAILKKSLVDVDGSMLNQHLTSHCSLFWRIINRMTIVWSHLEKYFDERADGKTIHLLLSDPKIKLNVLFLRHALQPLYYFQESINRGVGVMQFFQDAFQLLKFYTTSFLHPKAADSFLKRGKISFLKDTAGHLPRGQVDIGKDAADFLLKNAKDLTDYLEGFHKSIISFYTTVTLAIVGCLPLPGYMLRNVSLVLSPGKKLEVTGKIVQDLGLCFGVCSGPEKLGLLTDEFLEYQLLDEEDVCPDELSMEQYWKRELRIMGRTSFFGKLILSMLALPRTLRKESIFEQLFHHFKNGNLGQSEDIDMMDDDDVTDSSSYKSAPSHLSTENHGSITSEVTDVMEVEAAASVSPASPESESQCDTQVIDDDDDDIPDDDDSSSSSSSSSSSDDAKPEDDSRRDDDDDDVRRSNAKKRKRNISSMHNKQDKASQHNKQDKASQYQGDYKVGEMVWGPIEGFGLWPGLVQSWDSEKPCDSMRKVMFFGNKMVLEINADDLLPFFAFAKCFCSNSFATVSMYKDAIFSSLQVASKRSRMFFSPDTDSKDELIQVMLNWAFGGFKPSGVNGLRPPSELRETDLTPPLLNGNASSPNHSQHPEKLFNLTVSLNKLSESLDLNNGSIDLRDENVYRTLESPERNQRPSQIRKTRKKYFYARRNKHEIMQSMQEIEGMQVRPRQNSQQRYEMVNEVLANKRNIEEFCLPCGKTSAETIHPLFEGSLCSTCKYNFTETLYTYDEDGYQAYCTVCCSGTEVILCGLDSCCRCYCMDCLDILVGPGTFIKLKEIDPWVCFLCAPQNASGALRPRHDWSIRVQELFANNSGLEFEPHRVYPAVPASQRRPIKVLSLFDGIATGCLALRELGFKVEQYMASEVDEESVIVSMVNHDGKITHVDDVKKITKEHIKKWGPFDLLIGGSPCNDLCTVNPHRKGLYDGSGRLFFEYYRLLNILRPKDDDPRPFFWLFENVVLMENKTKNAICRFLECNPVLIDAVKVSPAHRARYFWGNIPGMNRPIVPSKSDKLTLQDCLDAGRTAKHEKIRTITTRPKAMGPGCTYSECPVIMNGQDDIIWITEMERIFGFPKHYTDVRNLGRLQRQRVLGKSWSVPVIKHLLAPLKDYFACDELN, from the exons ATGGAGCGTTCTTTAAGACCCTGCCATGTTGTTTTGGATCGTTCTTTAAGACCCTCCCATGTTGTAAGCACACAGTCTTCAAACAACATGACAAATGCTATGAAGAAATCCAATGGGGAATCTTCAGACTCTCAACCCTGCAGCTCTGCCACAATGGGTTTAATCAGAAAATATTGCACGTCTGCGTCAGCTGATGCTGGCTCGCTCATGAACGATAGCAAGGTCCGACATCTCTCAGACCAGAAATATCTGGAAGACCTTGCAGCCATCTGCAGTCAGACCCCATATTGCCTTTATTTTTACCATGGAGTTGAGCTCGAGGAGGAGAAGGTCAGTGTGATCACAGTGGGCTTTTTTGACAAAGCTACAGGGGAAAACAAAATCAGACTGCTCGATGTTTTTAAACCAGAGGAAGAGACTGCGGATGCCATGTGCACCTGTATTGTAGAGACTCTGAAGAAGTTCAAAATACCCCTGATGAACATGGCCATTATCCATTCAAATTTCCCAGATCATGAATGTCTGCTCTCAGGTCTGAAGATGCTGAAACCAGACATCGTGTCTTTATGTGGACTTGCAAATATGGCGGGACACGCGTCTCACAGTGGTGTTTCGGAAATGGATTGCTCAGACCCGATTCGGAATCTTATCGTTGAGATCTACAAACACTTTCCAGACCTCCCAGCTATCCTAAAAAAATCCCTAGTAGATGTTGATGGGTCAATGTTGAATCAGCACTTAACGTCTCACTGCTCTCTCTTCTGGAGAATAATCAACAGAATGACGATAGTATGGTCACACCTTGAGAAATACTTTGATGAAAGGGCAGATGGAAAAACAATCCATCTCCTTCTTAGTGATcctaaaataaaactcaatgttTTGTTTCTTAGGCATGCGTTGCAGCCACTTTATTATTTTCAGGAGAGTATTAACCGAGGTGTCGGCGTCATGCAGTTTTTCCAAGATGCTTTTCAGTTACTGAAGTTTTACACGACGAGTTTCCTCCACCCTAAAGCAGCAGATTCATTTCTTAAGAGAGGAAAGATCTCATTTCTGAAGGATACAGCTGGACATTTACCTAGAGGACAGGTCGACATTGGCAAAGACGCGGCTGACTTTCTTCTGAAAAATGCTAAGGATTTGACCGATTACTTGGAGGGTTTCCATAAATCTATTATCTCTTTCTACACAACTGTTACTCTTGCTATTGTGGGATGTTTACCATTACCGGGCTACATGTTGAGGAACGTGTCTCTGGTGTTGAGCCCAGGGAAAAAGCTTGAGGTGACTGGCAAAATAGTCCAAGATTTAGGTCTTTGTTTTGGAGTCTGCTCGGGACCCGAAAAGCTTGGTTTGCTGACGGATGAGTTTTTGGAGTACCAGCTCCTTGATGAGGAAGACGTATGCCCAGATGAGCTGTCAATGGAGCAGTACTGGAAGAGAGAGCTGAGGATTATGGGAAGGACGTCTTTTTTTGGGAAATTAATACTGAGCATGTTGGCCCTACCCAGGACGTTGAGAAAAGAGAGCATTTTTGAGCAG CTGTTTCATCACTTCAAAAATGGAAACTTGGGACAGAGTGAGGATATAGACATGATGGATGATGATGACGTCACAGACAGCAGCTCATATAAAAGCGCTCCCTCACATCTCAGCACTGAGAATCATGGCAGCATCACATCCG AAGTCACAGATGTGATGGAAGTGGAGGCTGCTGCATCAGTGTCACCTGCATCACCTGAGTCAGAGAGCCAGTGTGACACACAAG TtatagatgatgatgatgatgacatcCCTGATGATGAcgacagcagcagcagcagcagcagcagcagcagtagTGATGATGCCAAACCTGAGGATGATTCCAgaagagatgatgatgatgatgatgtcagGAGGAGTAATGCTAAA AAAAGGAAAAGAAATATCTCATCAATGCATAACAAACAGGATAAAGCAAGTCAGCATAACAAACAGGATAAAGCAAGTCAGTACCAG GGCGATTACAAAGTTGGTGAAATGGTTTGGGGGCCTATTGAAGGCTTCGGTCTCTGGCCTGGACTGGTTCAGAGCTGGGATAGCGAGAAGCCATGTGACTCCATGCGTAAAGTGATGTTCTTTGGTAACAAGATGGTGTTAGAG ATCAATGCAGATGATCTCCTGCCTTTCTTTGCATTTGCCAAGTGCTTCTGTTCAAACTCCTTTGCTACGGTATCTATGTATAAAGACGCAATCTTCAGTTCTCTTCAG GTGGCTTCCAAACGCAGCCGAATGTTTTTTTCTCCTGACACAGACAGTAAAGATGAGCTGATTCAAGTTATGTTAAACTGGGCCTTTGGAGGCTTTAAACCATCAGGTGTAAATGGGCTTCGACCTCCATCAGAACTCCGTG AAACGGATCTTACACCACCACTGTTGAATGGGAACGCAAGCTCTCCAAACCACAGTCAACACCCTGAAAAATTATTCAACTTAACTGTTTCTCTAAATAAACTCTCTGAATCTCTGGACCTGAACAACGGCTCGATAGACCTTAGGGATGAAAACGTTTACAGGACACTCGAGTCTCCCGAAAGGAATCAGAGGCCGTCTCAAATCAGGAAGACCCGGAAAAAGTACTTCTATGCACGCCGGAATAAACATGAAATTATGCAGAGCATGCAGGAGATTGAAGGCATGCAGGTCCGGCCGAGACAGAACAGCCAACAAAGAT atgaAATGGTGAATGAAGTTTTGGCAAACAAGAGAAATATTGAAG AGTTCTGTTTACCATGTGGAAAGACATCTGCTGAAACCATTCACCCACTTTTTGAAGGCAGCTTGTGCTCAACATGCAAG TATAACTTCACTGAGACGCTGTACACATATGATGAAGATGGATATCAGGCGTACTGCACTGTCTGCTGCTCCGGCACGGAGGTCATTCTGTGCGGACTCGACAGCTGCTGTCG CTGCTACTGTATGGACTGTCTGGATATCCTAGTAGGCCCTGGGACTTTTATCAAGTTGAAAGAAATTGACCCTTGGGTCTGTTTCCTGTGTGCACCGCAGAACGCCTCCGGAGCTTTGAGACCCAGACACGACTGGAGCATCCGTGTACAGGAATTATTCGCCAACAACAGCGGCTTGGAGTTT GAACCTCATCGTGTTTACCCAGCAGTCCCTGCTAGCCAGCGACGACCAATCAAAGTCCTTTCTTTATTTGATGGTATAGCCACAG gaTGTTTAGCTCTACGGGAACTTGGCTTTAAAGTGGAACAATACATGGCATCAGAGGTGGATGAAGAGTCTGTTATCGTGTCCATGGTCAACCATGATGGAAAAATCACACATGTGGATgatgtcaaaaaaattactaaagaACAT ATTAAAAAGTGGGGCCCTTTTGATCTTCTCATTGGTGGAAGTCCTTGCAATGACTTGTGCACAGTCAATCCTCACCGGAAAGGCTTGTATG ATGGTAGTGGGCGGCTGTTTTTCGAATATTATCGGCTCCTGAATATTCTGAGGCCAAAGGACGACGATCCACGGCCATTCTTTTGGCTGTTTGAAAATGTCGTGTTAATGGAAAACAAGACTAAAAATGCCATCTGCCGCTTTCTAGAA TGTAACCCTGTGCTTATCGACGCTGTGAAAGTCAGCCCAGCTCACAGAGCAAGATACTTCTGGGGAAACATACCTGGCATGAACAG ACCAATCGTGCCCTCCAAGAGTGATAAACTAACTCTTCAAGACTGTCTAGACGCTGGCCGAACTGCAAAG CATGAAAAAATTCGTACGATTACCACACGGCCAAAAGCAATGGGGCCGGGGTGCACTTATAGTGAGTGCCCAGTCATTATGAACGGACAAGACGACATTATATGGATCACAGAAATGGAGAG AATATTTGGATTTCCGAAGCATTACACGGATGTGAGGAACTTGGGCCGTTTGCAGAGGCAAAGAGTTTTGGGGAAGTCCTGGAGCGTCCCTGTCATTAAACATCTGTTAGCACCACTGAAGGATTACTTTGCTTGTGATGAACTGAACTGA